One Papio anubis isolate 15944 chromosome 9, Panubis1.0, whole genome shotgun sequence genomic window carries:
- the PTHLH gene encoding parathyroid hormone-related protein: MQRRLVQQWSVAVFLLSYAVPSCGRSVEGLSRRLKRAVSEHQLLHDKGKSIQDLRRRFFLHHLIAEIHTAEIRATSEVSPNSKPSPNTKNHSVRFGSDDEGRYLTQETNKVETYKEQPLKTPGKKKKGKPGKRKEQEKKKRRTRSTWLDSGVTGSGLEGDHLSDTSTTSLELDSRRH, encoded by the exons ATGCAGCGGAGACTGGTTCAGCAGTGGAGCGTCGCGGTGTTCCTGCTGAGCTACGCGGTGCCCTCCTGCGGGCGCTCGGTGGAGGGGCTCAGCCGCCGCCT CAAAAGAGCTGTGTCTGAACATCAGCTCCTCCATGACAAGGGGAAGTCCATCCAAGATTTACGGCGACGATTCTTCCTTCACCATCTGATCGCAGAAATCCACACAGCTGAAATCAGAGCTACCTCGGAGGTGTCCCCTAACTCCAAGCCCTCTCCCAACACAAAGAACCACTCCGTGCGGTTCGGGTCTGATGATGAGGGCAGATACCTAACTCAGGAAACCAACAAGGTGGAGACGTACAAAGAGCAGCCGCTCAAGACACccgggaagaaaaagaaaggcaagccCGGGAAACGCAAggagcaggaaaagaaaaaacggCGAACTCGCTCTACCTGGTTAGACTCTGGAGTGACTGGGAGTGGGCTAGAAGGGGACCACCTGTCTGACACCTCCACAACGTCGCTGGAGCTCGATTCACG gAGGCATTGA